Proteins from a genomic interval of Longimicrobiales bacterium:
- a CDS encoding BTAD domain-containing putative transcriptional regulator: protein MHLQLFGRPQLHGLASAGGRAAQRQRLALLALLATARDSGVTRDRLVGLLWPEAETARARHLLSNSVYVLRQALGSDVITSSADGLRLDAARLPSDVGKFLDALDRGDDEVAVQHCGGPFMEGFFLPDAGEFEPWLEAERDRLARACAAAHERLGERAEAAGDDRAAAERWRRLAGMDPYSSRVALRLMEALIRAGEPGAAAAHARQHTRRLREELGAEPAPEITALAATLGQPAWTAATPVVSAPPGAAQHAPGFDDAPPVSPVGSAPGARPIRRGAGAVATAVVGLMLIGGVLLQRRESFGALSAAGTANAESARSVAVLPFVNVAPDAQDEYFSDGLTEELITRLSQMKDLRVAARTSAFAFKGVNADITEIGRKLNVAYVVEGSVRRTGDRVRITVQLVKVDNGFQVWSKTYEHRALADVFRIQDDISRQVVANLLPNLRPASLPAHGTSNVAAFDQYAKGRFAFWQGATLENLSAAIQHYQAALELDAGYALAYAGLADAYMLLPGRPDENLPRARAAALRALELDDNLSEGYVALASINWFYDWDWEAAERNYRRSFSVNRVVYTRCICYVWYLYVLGDTEAAIREAERARALDPAGLLPLSTLAGLYLASGRTQDLRVTIEQLRDAGADSDEIRHLHTWLAWREGRLADALALIEDVRAGRTIDEFVRTEGSYAAAGYAIIYADAGRTAEARAIAGTLKARAAEQYVPSVQLAAAFGAAGDTAEASRWIRAAYDARANLAFFQATLQSTPLHGLPAFRAVLDSVGVPDR, encoded by the coding sequence ATGCATCTCCAGCTCTTTGGTAGACCCCAACTGCACGGCCTTGCATCGGCGGGCGGACGCGCGGCCCAGCGACAGCGGCTGGCACTGCTGGCGCTGCTGGCAACCGCGCGGGATTCAGGGGTTACGCGGGACCGTCTGGTCGGCCTCCTGTGGCCGGAAGCTGAAACCGCGCGCGCTCGCCACCTGCTCTCCAACTCGGTGTACGTGCTGCGCCAGGCGCTCGGCAGCGACGTCATCACCTCCTCGGCCGACGGTCTCCGGCTCGACGCCGCGCGCCTGCCGAGCGATGTGGGGAAGTTTCTGGATGCACTCGACCGCGGGGACGACGAGGTGGCCGTGCAGCACTGCGGCGGTCCTTTCATGGAAGGCTTTTTCCTGCCGGACGCGGGCGAGTTCGAGCCGTGGCTCGAGGCGGAGCGGGATCGGCTGGCGCGGGCGTGCGCGGCGGCGCACGAGCGGCTCGGTGAGAGGGCGGAGGCTGCCGGGGATGATCGGGCTGCGGCGGAACGGTGGCGCCGCCTGGCCGGCATGGATCCCTATAGCTCGCGCGTGGCGTTGCGCCTCATGGAGGCGCTCATACGCGCGGGCGAGCCGGGAGCAGCCGCTGCGCACGCTCGCCAGCACACCCGGAGGCTCCGTGAGGAGCTGGGTGCCGAGCCGGCCCCGGAAATCACCGCCTTGGCGGCCACGCTTGGTCAACCTGCGTGGACGGCTGCGACGCCTGTTGTGAGCGCTCCACCCGGGGCGGCACAGCATGCTCCTGGCTTCGACGACGCACCGCCCGTTTCCCCAGTCGGCTCCGCACCAGGGGCGCGGCCTATCCGCCGGGGCGCGGGCGCGGTCGCGACTGCGGTCGTGGGGCTGATGCTCATCGGCGGAGTCTTGCTGCAGCGCCGCGAATCATTCGGTGCGCTGAGCGCTGCTGGCACCGCGAACGCCGAATCCGCCCGCTCCGTCGCCGTGCTGCCCTTCGTCAACGTCGCCCCCGACGCTCAGGACGAGTACTTCAGCGATGGTCTTACGGAGGAGTTGATCACCCGGCTTTCGCAGATGAAGGATTTGCGCGTGGCGGCGCGCACATCCGCCTTCGCGTTCAAGGGAGTGAACGCTGACATCACCGAGATCGGACGCAAGCTGAACGTCGCGTACGTGGTCGAAGGAAGTGTTCGACGTACAGGCGACCGGGTCCGTATTACTGTCCAGCTGGTAAAGGTGGACAACGGGTTCCAGGTCTGGTCCAAAACGTATGAACACCGCGCGCTGGCAGACGTCTTCAGGATCCAGGACGACATATCGCGGCAGGTTGTTGCAAACCTGCTGCCGAACCTGCGACCGGCTTCGCTGCCGGCGCACGGCACCAGCAACGTGGCGGCGTTCGACCAGTATGCGAAGGGACGATTCGCGTTCTGGCAGGGCGCCACGCTCGAAAACCTGAGTGCCGCCATCCAACACTACCAGGCGGCTCTGGAACTGGATGCCGGATATGCCCTCGCCTACGCCGGACTCGCCGACGCATACATGCTGCTGCCGGGCCGTCCTGACGAGAACCTGCCGCGCGCGAGGGCGGCCGCTCTCCGCGCCCTCGAGCTGGACGACAATCTCTCGGAGGGCTACGTGGCCCTGGCCAGCATCAACTGGTTTTATGACTGGGACTGGGAGGCCGCCGAGCGCAACTACCGGCGCTCCTTCTCGGTGAACCGCGTCGTTTACACCCGCTGCATCTGCTATGTCTGGTACCTGTATGTGCTGGGCGACACCGAGGCGGCGATCCGCGAGGCGGAGCGCGCACGGGCCCTCGATCCGGCGGGGCTCCTCCCGCTCAGCACGCTCGCCGGCCTCTATCTGGCGAGCGGCCGAACCCAGGATCTGCGAGTCACGATCGAACAATTGCGGGATGCAGGGGCCGATTCGGACGAGATCCGGCACCTGCACACCTGGCTCGCGTGGCGTGAGGGACGTCTCGCGGACGCGCTCGCGCTCATCGAGGACGTGCGCGCCGGCCGAACGATCGACGAATTCGTCCGCACTGAAGGATCGTATGCCGCGGCTGGTTACGCCATCATCTACGCGGACGCAGGTCGAACCGCGGAAGCCCGCGCGATCGCAGGAACGCTGAAGGCACGTGCGGCGGAGCAGTATGTGCCGAGCGTCCAACTCGCCGCCGCCTTCGGCGCGGCGGGGGACACGGCCGAGGCCAGTCGCTGGATTCGCGCGGCGTACGACGCGCGAGCCAACCTGGCCTTTTTCCAGGCGACGCTGCAGTCCACACCCCTACACGGCCTCCCCGCGTTCCGTGCGGTCCTGGATTCGGTCGGCGTGCCAGATCGGTAA